In Desulfomonile tiedjei DSM 6799, a genomic segment contains:
- a CDS encoding MFS transporter: MADQYYPSSSAWSPLRHSIFRALWTAAIVSNIGTWMQNVGGVWLMTSLTTSSLMVALMQTATSLPVFLVVLPAGAVADIVDRRRMLLFTQGWMCAAAAGLSVLTILGATTPWLLLLFTFALGLGAAANMPVWQAVVPGLVSRDELPSAVALNGVAFNIARALGPGLAGIIVAIAGPGPVFLLNAASFAGVIAVLYGWKFSPAERSLPPEHVIEAIRTGARYTVHAAELRAVLVRCSVFIFSASALWALMPVVARYKLGMDAIGFGWFFGCIGVGALIGAAILPILRRKFATNVLISSATVALAVVLLIMGYVRNIGLLYSAMILAGAGWMAAMSSFTVAAQIAVPSWVQARALGFYVLSFQGGMAIASVIWGTITQHFGSTLALTCAAFGLLGSLVTARIWPMRPGPGADLTPSLHWPEPSVTVPLDPEEGPVLIMLEYTIDPGNANEFVHAMYRLGNIRRRDGARQWGLFRDLAMSGRYVETFVLDSWAEHLRQHARMTVSDRAIEDRVKGFHLGDSPPTASHLIYEYDRDK; encoded by the coding sequence ATGGCCGATCAATATTATCCGAGCTCTTCTGCCTGGAGTCCGCTCAGACATTCTATTTTTCGAGCACTCTGGACAGCAGCGATTGTCTCAAATATCGGGACATGGATGCAGAATGTGGGTGGGGTGTGGCTCATGACTTCCCTCACCACGTCGTCTTTGATGGTGGCTTTGATGCAGACGGCCACGAGTCTACCAGTATTCCTTGTCGTGCTTCCGGCTGGAGCGGTGGCCGATATTGTAGATCGGCGCAGGATGCTCCTTTTTACCCAGGGATGGATGTGTGCAGCAGCGGCAGGTCTGAGCGTGCTTACCATCCTGGGAGCGACCACTCCATGGCTCCTGCTTCTCTTCACATTCGCACTCGGGTTGGGAGCGGCGGCAAACATGCCGGTGTGGCAAGCTGTTGTCCCCGGACTCGTTTCGAGGGACGAACTGCCATCTGCTGTAGCCTTGAACGGTGTGGCGTTCAATATAGCTCGAGCTTTGGGGCCCGGGCTGGCAGGCATTATAGTCGCCATAGCCGGGCCGGGACCCGTGTTTCTCCTTAATGCCGCTTCATTCGCAGGTGTTATTGCGGTTTTGTACGGATGGAAGTTCTCTCCAGCCGAGCGTTCGCTGCCCCCGGAACACGTGATAGAAGCCATTCGGACAGGGGCACGATATACAGTTCACGCTGCGGAACTTCGTGCCGTGCTTGTGCGCTGTTCGGTCTTCATTTTCTCTGCCAGTGCTTTGTGGGCACTCATGCCGGTGGTCGCACGCTATAAGCTGGGTATGGATGCTATCGGATTCGGATGGTTTTTCGGCTGTATCGGAGTTGGAGCGCTGATAGGCGCTGCAATTCTGCCTATCCTGAGACGCAAGTTTGCCACGAATGTGCTCATAAGCAGTGCCACTGTTGCGCTGGCGGTTGTGCTCCTGATCATGGGATATGTCCGGAACATCGGTCTGTTGTACAGTGCCATGATTCTCGCGGGAGCAGGCTGGATGGCAGCCATGTCCAGCTTCACCGTCGCGGCACAAATAGCCGTGCCGTCCTGGGTTCAGGCTCGGGCGCTGGGGTTTTACGTACTCTCGTTCCAGGGAGGCATGGCTATTGCCAGCGTTATATGGGGAACAATCACTCAGCACTTCGGAAGTACTCTTGCTCTCACTTGTGCTGCGTTTGGGCTTTTGGGAAGCCTTGTCACTGCCAGAATTTGGCCGATGAGGCCCGGACCCGGCGCAGACTTGACGCCTTCGCTTCATTGGCCGGAACCCAGCGTGACCGTACCGCTGGACCCCGAAGAAGGTCCTGTGCTGATAATGCTGGAGTACACCATCGATCCCGGCAATGCGAACGAATTCGTTCACGCAATGTACCGACTGGGCAACATTCGACGACGCGATGGAGCGAGACAATGGGGCTTGTTTCGCGACCTTGCAATGTCAGGAAGATATGTAGAGACGTTTGTCCTGGATTCCTGGGCCGAGCACCTGCGGCAACATGCCCGCATGACGGTTTCAGACCGTGCAATTGAAGACCGGGTGAAAGGTTTTCATCTTGGCGACTCGCCTCCGACAGCCTCTCATCTCATTTACGAATACGATCGCGACAAATGA